Proteins co-encoded in one Hyla sarda isolate aHylSar1 chromosome 4, aHylSar1.hap1, whole genome shotgun sequence genomic window:
- the BNC1 gene encoding zinc finger protein basonuclin-1 isoform X3 yields the protein MNETIRCTLVNCICLGFKPGKINPRQCEQCRHGWVAHALSKLRIPHFYPTSQVEIVQSSVVFDISSLMLYGTQAIPIRMKILLDRLFSVLKQEEVIQILHSLDWTLQDYIRGYVLQDASGKVLDHWSIMTVEEELATLQQFLRFGETKSIVELMAIHEKEGYSVIVPSNRANSDIRSFIEGSSPRNSPIIVPNPLEKVSPSSIHPFENMINNMAFTLPFQFFSPVPPPLIGSPPERPLTERSHDRGNESKQDAHISFSESSFLTSSSASFNLENESSISAQDVVTKAEDDSPLSDSSSHNTLTNYEMTPLSPENKLKSAERNGTGPRKGRVFCTACEKTFYDKGTLKIHYNAVHLKIKHRCTIEGCNMVFSSLRSRNRHSSNPNPRLHMPMNRNNRDKDLRNGLIISVPEDHKRLGLKSPCLDNRSPNNYGTHSTDSKMPPGLPNLGQSCVLIPNLKTVQPVLPFYRSPVTPAEIANTPGMLPSLPAISSSISDKIASADLHLDNMPKKKSRKSSMPIKIQKESVDNPTESEENMGSEEDLSPNKDDSSVYESSDRNVENSAESPGGLETDHVRSSISFHSQNGEDQNSHSVDKSYDNTSSDSENEFHPFTQGPTLKVDSSENKYERSNHFNVVRQLADPSLYNREQPKHADSEDSIEFRNSPFNRGIFGAISNKGPSLSDSTHLEHGDQHLDVPKDENRFHCEICKKAFKNPYSVKMHYKNVHPKEMHLCTINGCNAAFPSRRSRDRHSSNLNLHHKLLTRDALELHNNPYNIPYLLKDMTKDHYQESPLKNPGQTSVIFKGMNRTGSLVYPMSKIREPCLDSFGADPLNDSVVLDLSTTSSVKSASSSHSSWDSDGGSEEGKSMILKERNNDAFQSRGCANNSIY from the exons ATGAATGAg ACAATAAGATGTACATTGGTAAACTGCATCTGTTTGGGATTCAAACCTGGCAAAATAAATCCccgtcagtgtgaacagtgccgaCATGGATGGGTAGCACATG CACTGAGTAAGCTACGGATTCCACACTTTTACCCCACCAGTCAAGTTGAAATTGTTCAGTCCAGCGTAGTCTTTGATATTAGTAGCCTTATGCTTTATGGAACTCAAGCCATTCCTATTCGGATGAAAATTCTGCTTGATCGACTCTTCAGTGTCTTAAAGCAAGAAGAGGTCATTCAGATCCTTCATTCACTTGACTGGACGCTCCAGGACTATATCCGGGGTTATGTACTTCAG GATGCATCTGGAAAAGTCTTGGATCACTGGTCAATCATGACTGTTGAAGAAGAATTAGCCACATTGCAGCAGTTTCTTCGTTTTGGAGAGACGAAATCTATTGTAGAGCTTATGGCAATCCACGAGAAAGAGGGGTACTCTGTGATTGTTCCCAGCAATCGAGCAAATTCTGACATCAGATCATTTATTGAAGGCAGCAGCCCCAGGAATAGTCCTATTATAGTTCCTAACCCATTGGAGAAAGTGTCTCCATCTTCCATACATCCATTTGAGAACATGATCAATAACATGGCATTCACATTACCATTTCAGTTTTTCAGCCCTGTGCCTCCCCCTCTCATAGGCTCACCACCTGAAAGGCCACTTACTGAAAGAAGTCATGATAGAGGGAATGAAAGCAAACAAGATGCCCATATATCATTCTCTGAAAGCAGCTTCTTGACTTCTAGTTCTGCATCATTTAATTTAGAAAATGAGTCCAGCATAAGTGCTCAGGATGTCGTCACCAAAGCAGAAGATGATAGTCCATTAAGTGATTCCAGTTCACACAACACCTTGACAAACTATGAGATGACTCCACTCTCTCCTGAAAATAAACTGAAGTCTGCTGAACGAAATGGCACTGGACCCAGAAAGGGCCGGGTCTTCTGTACTGCTTGTGAAAAGACCTTTTATGACAAAGGAACATTAAAGATACATTACAATGCAGTGCATCTGAAGATTAAGCACAGGTGTACCATAGAGGGCTGCAATATGGTATTTAGTTCACTACGCAGCCGAAATCGGCACAGTTCTAATCCCAACCCACGACTTCATATGCCAATGAATAGGAATAATAGAGATAAAGATCTTAGGAATGGACTCAttatctctgtacctgaggatcACAAAAGGCTGGGACTCAAAAGTCCTTGCTTAGATAACAGATCTCCTAATAACTATGGAACTCACAGCACTGACTCAAAGATGCCACCTGGCCTGCCCAATCTTGGACAGTCATGTGTTCTCATTCCTAACTTGAAAACTGTTCAGCCAGTTTTACCTTTCTATCGAAGTCCTGTTACTCCAGCTGAAATTGCCAACACTCCCGGAATGCTTCCTTCCCTACCAGCCATTTCTTCATCTATCAGTGATAAGATAGCATCCGCAGATCTCCATTTGGataacatgccaaaaaagaaatcTCGAAAATCAAGCATGCCAATCAAAATCCAGAAAGAATCTGTGGATAACCCAACAGAAAGTGAAGAAAACATGGGTTCTGAAGAGGATCTCTCACCAAATAAAGATGATTCCAGTGTATATGAGAGCTCTGATAGAAATGTTGAAAATTCTGCTGAAAGTCCAGGTGGACTTGAGACGGATCATGTTCGTTCTTCAATCTCTTTCCATTCCCAAAATGGAGAAGACCAGAATTCTCACTCTGTGGATAAAAGTTATGACAATACATCTTCTGACTCTGAGAATGAATTTCATCCCTTCACTCAAGGGCCAACATTGAAAGTGGATTCCAGTGAAAATAAATATGAACGCTCAAACCACTTTAATGTTGTAAGGCAGCTGGCTGACCCCTCCCTATATAATAGAGAACAGCCAAAACATGCTGATTCTGAGGACAGTATTGAATTTCGAAATTCCCCTTTCAACAGGGGCATTTTTGGTGCAATATCTAATAAAGGCCCTAGCTTGAGTGACTCTACACACTTGGAACATGGAGATCAGCACTTAGATGTTCCCAAGGATGAAAATCGTTTCCACTGTGAGATCTGTAAGAAAGCATTTAAAAACCCATACAGTGTTAAAATGCATTACAAAAATGTACACccaaaggaaatgcatttatgTACAATCAATGGTTGCAATGCTGCTTTCCCTTCTCGGAGGAGCAGAGACAG GCACAGTTCTAATCTGAACCTTCATCATAAGCTTCTAACCAGAGATGCTTTGGAACTACATAACAATCCTTACAATATACCTTATCTTTTGAAAGACATGACCAAGGATCACTATCAGGAATCCCCACTAAAAAACCCAGGACAGACATCTGTGATCTTCAAAGGAATGAATCGGACAGGGAGTCTGGTTTATCCCATGAGTAAGATCAGAGAGCCTTGTTTGGACAGCTTTGGTGCAGATCCTTTGAATGACAGCGTTGTCTTGGATTTAAGCACAACCTCAAGTGTCAAGTCAGCAAGCAGTTCACATTCCTCCTGGGACTCGGACGGAGGTAGTGAAGAAG GAAAAAGCATGATCTTGAAAGAACGAAACAATGATGCATTTCAAAGTAGAGGATGTGCAAACAACTCCATTTACTGA
- the BNC1 gene encoding zinc finger protein basonuclin-1 isoform X2 yields the protein MNETIRCTLVNCICLGFKPGKINPRQCEQCRHGWVAHALSKLRIPHFYPTSQVEIVQSSVVFDISSLMLYGTQAIPIRMKILLDRLFSVLKQEEVIQILHSLDWTLQDYIRGYVLQDASGKVLDHWSIMTVEEELATLQQFLRFGETKSIVELMAIHEKEGYSVIVPSNRANSDIRSFIEGSSPRNSPIIVPNPLEKVSPSSIHPFENMINNMAFTLPFQFFSPVPPPLIGSPPERPLTERSHDRGNESKQDAHISFSESSFLTSSSASFNLENESSISAQDVVTKAEDDSPLSDSSSHNTLTNYEMTPLSPENKLKSAERNGTGPRKGRVFCTACEKTFYDKGTLKIHYNAVHLKIKHRCTIEGCNMVFSSLRSRNRHSSNPNPRLHMPMNRNNRDKDLRNGLIISVPEDHKRLGLKSPCLDNRSPNNYGTHSTDSKMPPGLPNLGQSCVLIPNLKTVQPVLPFYRSPVTPAEIANTPGMLPSLPAISSSISDKIASADLHLDNMPKKKSRKSSMPIKIQKESVDNPTESEENMGSEEDLSPNKDDSSVYESSDRNVENSAESPGGLETDHVRSSISFHSQNGEDQNSHSVDKSYDNTSSDSENEFHPFTQGPTLKVDSSENKYERSNHFNVVRQLADPSLYNREQPKHADSEDSIEFRNSPFNRGIFGAISNKGPSLSDSTHLEHGDQHLDVPKDENRFHCEICKKAFKNPYSVKMHYKNVHPKEMHLCTINGCNAAFPSRRSRDRHSSNLNLHHKLLTRDALELHNNPYNIPYLLKDMTKDHYQESPLKNPGQTSVIFKGMNRTGSLVYPMSKIREPCLDSFGADPLNDSVVLDLSTTSSVKSASSSHSSWDSDGGSEEGNLPVEDSDENFEGLSFIPQEELYHNLNLVCKAEQSFSNMPSGKSMILKERNNDAFQSRGCANNSIY from the exons ATGAATGAg ACAATAAGATGTACATTGGTAAACTGCATCTGTTTGGGATTCAAACCTGGCAAAATAAATCCccgtcagtgtgaacagtgccgaCATGGATGGGTAGCACATG CACTGAGTAAGCTACGGATTCCACACTTTTACCCCACCAGTCAAGTTGAAATTGTTCAGTCCAGCGTAGTCTTTGATATTAGTAGCCTTATGCTTTATGGAACTCAAGCCATTCCTATTCGGATGAAAATTCTGCTTGATCGACTCTTCAGTGTCTTAAAGCAAGAAGAGGTCATTCAGATCCTTCATTCACTTGACTGGACGCTCCAGGACTATATCCGGGGTTATGTACTTCAG GATGCATCTGGAAAAGTCTTGGATCACTGGTCAATCATGACTGTTGAAGAAGAATTAGCCACATTGCAGCAGTTTCTTCGTTTTGGAGAGACGAAATCTATTGTAGAGCTTATGGCAATCCACGAGAAAGAGGGGTACTCTGTGATTGTTCCCAGCAATCGAGCAAATTCTGACATCAGATCATTTATTGAAGGCAGCAGCCCCAGGAATAGTCCTATTATAGTTCCTAACCCATTGGAGAAAGTGTCTCCATCTTCCATACATCCATTTGAGAACATGATCAATAACATGGCATTCACATTACCATTTCAGTTTTTCAGCCCTGTGCCTCCCCCTCTCATAGGCTCACCACCTGAAAGGCCACTTACTGAAAGAAGTCATGATAGAGGGAATGAAAGCAAACAAGATGCCCATATATCATTCTCTGAAAGCAGCTTCTTGACTTCTAGTTCTGCATCATTTAATTTAGAAAATGAGTCCAGCATAAGTGCTCAGGATGTCGTCACCAAAGCAGAAGATGATAGTCCATTAAGTGATTCCAGTTCACACAACACCTTGACAAACTATGAGATGACTCCACTCTCTCCTGAAAATAAACTGAAGTCTGCTGAACGAAATGGCACTGGACCCAGAAAGGGCCGGGTCTTCTGTACTGCTTGTGAAAAGACCTTTTATGACAAAGGAACATTAAAGATACATTACAATGCAGTGCATCTGAAGATTAAGCACAGGTGTACCATAGAGGGCTGCAATATGGTATTTAGTTCACTACGCAGCCGAAATCGGCACAGTTCTAATCCCAACCCACGACTTCATATGCCAATGAATAGGAATAATAGAGATAAAGATCTTAGGAATGGACTCAttatctctgtacctgaggatcACAAAAGGCTGGGACTCAAAAGTCCTTGCTTAGATAACAGATCTCCTAATAACTATGGAACTCACAGCACTGACTCAAAGATGCCACCTGGCCTGCCCAATCTTGGACAGTCATGTGTTCTCATTCCTAACTTGAAAACTGTTCAGCCAGTTTTACCTTTCTATCGAAGTCCTGTTACTCCAGCTGAAATTGCCAACACTCCCGGAATGCTTCCTTCCCTACCAGCCATTTCTTCATCTATCAGTGATAAGATAGCATCCGCAGATCTCCATTTGGataacatgccaaaaaagaaatcTCGAAAATCAAGCATGCCAATCAAAATCCAGAAAGAATCTGTGGATAACCCAACAGAAAGTGAAGAAAACATGGGTTCTGAAGAGGATCTCTCACCAAATAAAGATGATTCCAGTGTATATGAGAGCTCTGATAGAAATGTTGAAAATTCTGCTGAAAGTCCAGGTGGACTTGAGACGGATCATGTTCGTTCTTCAATCTCTTTCCATTCCCAAAATGGAGAAGACCAGAATTCTCACTCTGTGGATAAAAGTTATGACAATACATCTTCTGACTCTGAGAATGAATTTCATCCCTTCACTCAAGGGCCAACATTGAAAGTGGATTCCAGTGAAAATAAATATGAACGCTCAAACCACTTTAATGTTGTAAGGCAGCTGGCTGACCCCTCCCTATATAATAGAGAACAGCCAAAACATGCTGATTCTGAGGACAGTATTGAATTTCGAAATTCCCCTTTCAACAGGGGCATTTTTGGTGCAATATCTAATAAAGGCCCTAGCTTGAGTGACTCTACACACTTGGAACATGGAGATCAGCACTTAGATGTTCCCAAGGATGAAAATCGTTTCCACTGTGAGATCTGTAAGAAAGCATTTAAAAACCCATACAGTGTTAAAATGCATTACAAAAATGTACACccaaaggaaatgcatttatgTACAATCAATGGTTGCAATGCTGCTTTCCCTTCTCGGAGGAGCAGAGACAG GCACAGTTCTAATCTGAACCTTCATCATAAGCTTCTAACCAGAGATGCTTTGGAACTACATAACAATCCTTACAATATACCTTATCTTTTGAAAGACATGACCAAGGATCACTATCAGGAATCCCCACTAAAAAACCCAGGACAGACATCTGTGATCTTCAAAGGAATGAATCGGACAGGGAGTCTGGTTTATCCCATGAGTAAGATCAGAGAGCCTTGTTTGGACAGCTTTGGTGCAGATCCTTTGAATGACAGCGTTGTCTTGGATTTAAGCACAACCTCAAGTGTCAAGTCAGCAAGCAGTTCACATTCCTCCTGGGACTCGGACGGAGGTAGTGAAGAAGGTAACCTACCAGTGGAAGATAGTGATGAAAACTTTGAAGGCTTGAGCTTCATACCACAGGAAGAGCTTTACCACAATTTGAATTTGGTCTGTAAAGCTGAGCAGAGTTTTTCAAATATGCCATCTG GAAAAAGCATGATCTTGAAAGAACGAAACAATGATGCATTTCAAAGTAGAGGATGTGCAAACAACTCCATTTACTGA
- the BNC1 gene encoding zinc finger protein basonuclin-1 isoform X1 — MNETIRCTLVNCICLGFKPGKINPRQCEQCRHGWVAHALSKLRIPHFYPTSQVEIVQSSVVFDISSLMLYGTQAIPIRMKILLDRLFSVLKQEEVIQILHSLDWTLQDYIRGYVLQDASGKVLDHWSIMTVEEELATLQQFLRFGETKSIVELMAIHEKEGYSVIVPSNRANSDIRSFIEGSSPRNSPIIVPNPLEKVSPSSIHPFENMINNMAFTLPFQFFSPVPPPLIGSPPERPLTERSHDRGNESKQDAHISFSESSFLTSSSASFNLENESSISAQDVVTKAEDDSPLSDSSSHNTLTNYEMTPLSPENKLKSAERNGTGPRKGRVFCTACEKTFYDKGTLKIHYNAVHLKIKHRCTIEGCNMVFSSLRSRNRHSSNPNPRLHMPMNRNNRDKDLRNGLIISVPEDHKRLGLKSPCLDNRSPNNYGTHSTDSKMPPGLPNLGQSCVLIPNLKTVQPVLPFYRSPVTPAEIANTPGMLPSLPAISSSISDKIASADLHLDNMPKKKSRKSSMPIKIQKESVDNPTESEENMGSEEDLSPNKDDSSVYESSDRNVENSAESPGGLETDHVRSSISFHSQNGEDQNSHSVDKSYDNTSSDSENEFHPFTQGPTLKVDSSENKYERSNHFNVVRQLADPSLYNREQPKHADSEDSIEFRNSPFNRGIFGAISNKGPSLSDSTHLEHGDQHLDVPKDENRFHCEICKKAFKNPYSVKMHYKNVHPKEMHLCTINGCNAAFPSRRSRDRHSSNLNLHHKLLTRDALELHNNPYNIPYLLKDMTKDHYQESPLKNPGQTSVIFKGMNRTGSLVYPMSKIREPCLDSFGADPLNDSVVLDLSTTSSVKSASSSHSSWDSDGGSEEGNLPVEDSDENFEGLSFIPQEELYHNLNLVCKAEQSFSNMPSGMPITCHICQKMYSNKGTFRAHYKTVHLRQLHKCKVTGCNIMFSSVRSRNRHSQNPNLHRSLFESPSTV; from the exons ATGAATGAg ACAATAAGATGTACATTGGTAAACTGCATCTGTTTGGGATTCAAACCTGGCAAAATAAATCCccgtcagtgtgaacagtgccgaCATGGATGGGTAGCACATG CACTGAGTAAGCTACGGATTCCACACTTTTACCCCACCAGTCAAGTTGAAATTGTTCAGTCCAGCGTAGTCTTTGATATTAGTAGCCTTATGCTTTATGGAACTCAAGCCATTCCTATTCGGATGAAAATTCTGCTTGATCGACTCTTCAGTGTCTTAAAGCAAGAAGAGGTCATTCAGATCCTTCATTCACTTGACTGGACGCTCCAGGACTATATCCGGGGTTATGTACTTCAG GATGCATCTGGAAAAGTCTTGGATCACTGGTCAATCATGACTGTTGAAGAAGAATTAGCCACATTGCAGCAGTTTCTTCGTTTTGGAGAGACGAAATCTATTGTAGAGCTTATGGCAATCCACGAGAAAGAGGGGTACTCTGTGATTGTTCCCAGCAATCGAGCAAATTCTGACATCAGATCATTTATTGAAGGCAGCAGCCCCAGGAATAGTCCTATTATAGTTCCTAACCCATTGGAGAAAGTGTCTCCATCTTCCATACATCCATTTGAGAACATGATCAATAACATGGCATTCACATTACCATTTCAGTTTTTCAGCCCTGTGCCTCCCCCTCTCATAGGCTCACCACCTGAAAGGCCACTTACTGAAAGAAGTCATGATAGAGGGAATGAAAGCAAACAAGATGCCCATATATCATTCTCTGAAAGCAGCTTCTTGACTTCTAGTTCTGCATCATTTAATTTAGAAAATGAGTCCAGCATAAGTGCTCAGGATGTCGTCACCAAAGCAGAAGATGATAGTCCATTAAGTGATTCCAGTTCACACAACACCTTGACAAACTATGAGATGACTCCACTCTCTCCTGAAAATAAACTGAAGTCTGCTGAACGAAATGGCACTGGACCCAGAAAGGGCCGGGTCTTCTGTACTGCTTGTGAAAAGACCTTTTATGACAAAGGAACATTAAAGATACATTACAATGCAGTGCATCTGAAGATTAAGCACAGGTGTACCATAGAGGGCTGCAATATGGTATTTAGTTCACTACGCAGCCGAAATCGGCACAGTTCTAATCCCAACCCACGACTTCATATGCCAATGAATAGGAATAATAGAGATAAAGATCTTAGGAATGGACTCAttatctctgtacctgaggatcACAAAAGGCTGGGACTCAAAAGTCCTTGCTTAGATAACAGATCTCCTAATAACTATGGAACTCACAGCACTGACTCAAAGATGCCACCTGGCCTGCCCAATCTTGGACAGTCATGTGTTCTCATTCCTAACTTGAAAACTGTTCAGCCAGTTTTACCTTTCTATCGAAGTCCTGTTACTCCAGCTGAAATTGCCAACACTCCCGGAATGCTTCCTTCCCTACCAGCCATTTCTTCATCTATCAGTGATAAGATAGCATCCGCAGATCTCCATTTGGataacatgccaaaaaagaaatcTCGAAAATCAAGCATGCCAATCAAAATCCAGAAAGAATCTGTGGATAACCCAACAGAAAGTGAAGAAAACATGGGTTCTGAAGAGGATCTCTCACCAAATAAAGATGATTCCAGTGTATATGAGAGCTCTGATAGAAATGTTGAAAATTCTGCTGAAAGTCCAGGTGGACTTGAGACGGATCATGTTCGTTCTTCAATCTCTTTCCATTCCCAAAATGGAGAAGACCAGAATTCTCACTCTGTGGATAAAAGTTATGACAATACATCTTCTGACTCTGAGAATGAATTTCATCCCTTCACTCAAGGGCCAACATTGAAAGTGGATTCCAGTGAAAATAAATATGAACGCTCAAACCACTTTAATGTTGTAAGGCAGCTGGCTGACCCCTCCCTATATAATAGAGAACAGCCAAAACATGCTGATTCTGAGGACAGTATTGAATTTCGAAATTCCCCTTTCAACAGGGGCATTTTTGGTGCAATATCTAATAAAGGCCCTAGCTTGAGTGACTCTACACACTTGGAACATGGAGATCAGCACTTAGATGTTCCCAAGGATGAAAATCGTTTCCACTGTGAGATCTGTAAGAAAGCATTTAAAAACCCATACAGTGTTAAAATGCATTACAAAAATGTACACccaaaggaaatgcatttatgTACAATCAATGGTTGCAATGCTGCTTTCCCTTCTCGGAGGAGCAGAGACAG GCACAGTTCTAATCTGAACCTTCATCATAAGCTTCTAACCAGAGATGCTTTGGAACTACATAACAATCCTTACAATATACCTTATCTTTTGAAAGACATGACCAAGGATCACTATCAGGAATCCCCACTAAAAAACCCAGGACAGACATCTGTGATCTTCAAAGGAATGAATCGGACAGGGAGTCTGGTTTATCCCATGAGTAAGATCAGAGAGCCTTGTTTGGACAGCTTTGGTGCAGATCCTTTGAATGACAGCGTTGTCTTGGATTTAAGCACAACCTCAAGTGTCAAGTCAGCAAGCAGTTCACATTCCTCCTGGGACTCGGACGGAGGTAGTGAAGAAGGTAACCTACCAGTGGAAGATAGTGATGAAAACTTTGAAGGCTTGAGCTTCATACCACAGGAAGAGCTTTACCACAATTTGAATTTGGTCTGTAAAGCTGAGCAGAGTTTTTCAAATATGCCATCTGGTATGCCAATAACCTGCCACATCTGCCAAAAAATGTACAGTAACAAGGGGACATTCAGGGCCCATTACAAAACAGTACATCTGAGGCAACTGCATAAATGTAAGGTGACTGGTTGCAACATTATGTTTTCTTCTGTGCGAAGCCGAAACAGACATAGCCAAAATCCTAACTTGCACAGAAGCTTATTTGAGTCACCAAGTACTGTTTAG